A single genomic interval of Megalobrama amblycephala isolate DHTTF-2021 linkage group LG17, ASM1881202v1, whole genome shotgun sequence harbors:
- the crygn1 gene encoding gamma-crystallin N-A isoform X2 encodes MLAEIVFFEGKCFTGRRLEVFGECDNFQDRGFMNRANSIRVESGAWVCFDHPDFKGQQYMLEKGEYPEFQRWNAHNDHMGSCKPIKMHGEHYRMELFEGPNFTGQCVELCDDCPFLQSTGFSQNCLNSIKVYGDGAWVMYEEPNYRGRMYILERGNYCSFMEWQAENPNIQSIRKVVNYF; translated from the exons atgcttGCAGAG ATCGTGTTCTTCGAGGGGAAGTGCTTCACAGGCAGGAGGCTGGAGGTGTTTGGAGAATGTGATAACTTCCAGGACCGAGGTTTCATGAACAGGGCGAACTCCATCCGTGTGGAGAGCGGGGCTTGGGTGTGTTTTGACCATCCCGATTTCAAGGGACAGCAGTACATGCTGGAGAAAGGAGAGTATCCAGAATTCCAGCGCTGGAATGCTCACAATGATCACATGGGCTCCTGCAAGCCAATCAAAATG CACGGGGAGCACTACAGGATGGAGCTTTTTGAGGGTCCGAACTTCACTGGTCAGTGTGTTGAACTGTGTGATGACTGTCCCTTCCTCCAGAGCACTGGATTCAGCCAGAACTGCCTCAACTCCATTAAAGTCTACGGAGACGGAGC TTGGGTCATGTATGAAGAGCCGAACTATCGTGGCCGCATGTACATCCTGGAAAGAGGAAACTACTGCTCATTTATGGAGTGGCAAGCTGAGAATCCCAACATCCAGTCTATCCGCAAAGTGGTCAATTATTTCTAA
- the crygn1 gene encoding gamma-crystallin N-A isoform X3 gives MIVFFEGKCFTGRRLEVFGECDNFQDRGFMNRANSIRVESGAWVCFDHPDFKGQQYMLEKGEYPEFQRWNAHNDHMGSCKPIKMHGEHYRMELFEGPNFTGQCVELCDDCPFLQSTGFSQNCLNSIKVYGDGAWVMYEEPNYRGRMYILERGNYCSFMEWQAENPNIQSIRKVVNYF, from the exons atg ATCGTGTTCTTCGAGGGGAAGTGCTTCACAGGCAGGAGGCTGGAGGTGTTTGGAGAATGTGATAACTTCCAGGACCGAGGTTTCATGAACAGGGCGAACTCCATCCGTGTGGAGAGCGGGGCTTGGGTGTGTTTTGACCATCCCGATTTCAAGGGACAGCAGTACATGCTGGAGAAAGGAGAGTATCCAGAATTCCAGCGCTGGAATGCTCACAATGATCACATGGGCTCCTGCAAGCCAATCAAAATG CACGGGGAGCACTACAGGATGGAGCTTTTTGAGGGTCCGAACTTCACTGGTCAGTGTGTTGAACTGTGTGATGACTGTCCCTTCCTCCAGAGCACTGGATTCAGCCAGAACTGCCTCAACTCCATTAAAGTCTACGGAGACGGAGC TTGGGTCATGTATGAAGAGCCGAACTATCGTGGCCGCATGTACATCCTGGAAAGAGGAAACTACTGCTCATTTATGGAGTGGCAAGCTGAGAATCCCAACATCCAGTCTATCCGCAAAGTGGTCAATTATTTCTAA
- the LOC125250494 gene encoding activin receptor type-2B — MFVPWLSFALILCTGASHAEVATRECVYYNDNWRTEKTNQSGFERCEGEKDKRLHCYASWLNTTGTIRLVKKGCWLDDFNCYDRQECVATEESPQVFFCCCEGNYCNEKFTHLPEAITPAVKIQPPEPGPSLMGVLVYSLLPLAILSLALVLACWTYHQRKPPYRHVDIGQDAGLPPPSPLVGLKPLQLLELKARGRFGCVWKAQLLSEYVAVKIFPIQDKQSWQNERDIYLTEGFKHENILHYISAEKRGTNLQMELWLVTEFHERGSLTDYLKGNPVSWPQLCHISASMSRGLAYLHEDLPYRAEGPKPAIAHRDFKSKNVLLKMDLSAVIADFGLAVRFEPGKPPGDTHGQVGTRRYMAPEVLEGAINFQRDAFLRIDMYALGLVLWELVSRCTASDGPVGEYQLPFEEEVGQHPSLEDLQDVVVHKKMRPVFKDCWIKHPGLGQLCETIEECWDHDAEARLSAGCVEERISTISKANNTINTSTSECLVSMVTSDSDTDLPPKESST; from the exons ATGTTTGTTCCCTGGCTGTCTTTTGCGCTCATCTTGTGCACAG GAGCCAGTCATGCGGAGGTGGCGACCAGAGAGTGCGTCTACTACAATGATAACTGGCGGACAGAGAAAACCAATCAGAGTGGTTTTGAGAGGTGTGAGGGGGAGAAAGACAAGAGGCTGCACTGTTACGCCTCCTGGTTGAACACCACCGGAACCATCCGCCTGGTCAAAAAAGGCTGCTGGCTCGACGACTTCAACTGTTATGACAG ACAGGAGTGTGTGGCCACAGAGGAGAGTCCCCAGGTGTTCTTCTGCTGTTGTGAGGGAAACTATTGCAATGAGAAATTCACACACCTGCCAGAAGCCATCACCCCTGCAG TAAAAATCCAGCCTCCAGAACCAGGCCCATCTCTCATGGGCGTGCTGGTTTATTCCCTTCTTCCTCTGGCCATTCTCTCTCTGGCTCTGGTGCTCGCCTGCTGGACGTACCACCAACGAAAACCACCCTACAGACACGTCGACATCGGCCAG GATGCTGGTCTTCCTCCACCGTCTCCTCTGGTTGGACTGAAGCCCCTGCAGTTGCTGGAGTTGAAGGCCAGGGGGCGCTTTGGCTGTGTGTGGAAAGCCCAGTTACTGAGCGAATACGTGGCGGTGAAAATATTTCCAATCCAG GACAAGCAGTCATGGCAGAACGAAAGAGACATTTACCTCACTGAGGGTTTTAAACATGAGAATATTCTACACTACATCTCAGCAGAAAAACGAGGCACCAACCTTCAGATGGAGTTGTGGCTGGTCACAGAATTCCACGAAAGG GGCTCGCTAACAGATTACCTGAAGGGGAACCCTGTGAGCTGGCCTCAGTTGTGCCATATTTCCGCAAGTATGTCCCGTGGCCTGGCGTACCTTCATGAAGACCTTCCTTATCGTGCAGAGGGACCGAAACCAGCCATTGCACACAG AGATTTCAAGAGTAAGAATGTCCTTCTCAAGATGGATTTAAGTGCAGTGATTGCGGATTTTGGGTTGGCGGTCCGCTTTGAGCCTGGGAAACCGCCTGGAGATACACACGGCCAG GTGGGAACTCGACGTTACATGGCTCCAGAGGTGCTGGAGGGAGCCATTAATTTCCAAAGGGACGCCTTCCTAAGGATCGACATGTACGCTCTAGGACTGGTGCTCTGGGAGCTGGTGTCTCGCTGCACCGCCTCTGATG GTCCTGTAGGTGAGTACCAGCTGCCCTTTGAGGAGGAGGTGGGCCAGCACCCTTCACTGGAGGACCTTCAAGATGTGGTGGTCCACAAGAAGATGCGGCCCGTTTTTAAAGACTGTTGGATTAAACATCCG GGTTTGGGTCAGTTATGCGAGACCATCGAGGAGTGCTGGGACCACGACGCTGAGGCGCGACTGTCGGCGGGCTGCGTGGAGGAACGCATCTCCACCATCTCCAAGGCAAACAACACCATCAACACGTCTACCTCAGAGTGCCTGGTCTCCATGGTGACATCTGACAGCGATACGGACCTTCCACCCAAAGAGTCCAGCACTTGA
- the crygn1 gene encoding gamma-crystallin N-A isoform X1: protein MSQYSGKIVFFEGKCFTGRRLEVFGECDNFQDRGFMNRANSIRVESGAWVCFDHPDFKGQQYMLEKGEYPEFQRWNAHNDHMGSCKPIKMHGEHYRMELFEGPNFTGQCVELCDDCPFLQSTGFSQNCLNSIKVYGDGAWVMYEEPNYRGRMYILERGNYCSFMEWQAENPNIQSIRKVVNYF, encoded by the exons ATCGTGTTCTTCGAGGGGAAGTGCTTCACAGGCAGGAGGCTGGAGGTGTTTGGAGAATGTGATAACTTCCAGGACCGAGGTTTCATGAACAGGGCGAACTCCATCCGTGTGGAGAGCGGGGCTTGGGTGTGTTTTGACCATCCCGATTTCAAGGGACAGCAGTACATGCTGGAGAAAGGAGAGTATCCAGAATTCCAGCGCTGGAATGCTCACAATGATCACATGGGCTCCTGCAAGCCAATCAAAATG CACGGGGAGCACTACAGGATGGAGCTTTTTGAGGGTCCGAACTTCACTGGTCAGTGTGTTGAACTGTGTGATGACTGTCCCTTCCTCCAGAGCACTGGATTCAGCCAGAACTGCCTCAACTCCATTAAAGTCTACGGAGACGGAGC TTGGGTCATGTATGAAGAGCCGAACTATCGTGGCCGCATGTACATCCTGGAAAGAGGAAACTACTGCTCATTTATGGAGTGGCAAGCTGAGAATCCCAACATCCAGTCTATCCGCAAAGTGGTCAATTATTTCTAA